The window GGCTCACAACGCCGCTCACGACACCCGGCACGCGTTTGCTTTCCCCTGTCACTAACAGTTACTGAATTCTGAGGCCCTGCCAGGGCCAGACGTTCGCCTGTCTAACTTGACGCCGCACCTCTTGTGCGGCGCTTGCGCGCATAGCGACGTCACACCGCATTGCATGAGGAAGAGACATGTTGATTCAGCGTATTATCCTGGCGTCGCTGCTGGTTGGCCTGTTGGCTGGCGGGCTGTTGAGCGCCGTACAACACTCCCAGGTCACCAGCATTATTCTGGAGGCGGAAACCTACGAAGGCGATGAAGCGCCAGAGCCCGTTGCCGTGGCGGAGCACCAGCACGCGGCGACGGGCGCCCATCACTCCCATGAGCACGATCACGGCGCGGCGGAATCTGGCGGCCATCACCATGGCGAAGACGCCTGGGCGCCAGAGGACGGTCTGGAGCGCACCCTGTACACCCTGCTTGCCAACGTGCTCGCCGGAATCGGCTTCAGTGCGCTCATGCTGGCCTGTATGACCGCCGCCAGACTCAGCGGCAAAGGCGGCGCAGGCTGGGGCGCGGGATTATTATGGGGACTGGCGGGCTATGGCGTTTTCTTTGTCGCTCCCGCCCTGGGACTGCCGCCGGAGATTCCCGGCATGCAGGCCGCCGCACTGGAAAATCGCCAGTTGTGGTGGATCGCCACCGCCCTGGTTACTGCGATCGGTTTCGCCTTGCTGGCGTTCGCACCGGCATGGAAAAAGCTGGGCGGACTGCCTCTGCTGATTATTCCGCATTTGGTCGGCGCGCCGCACGCCAATGCGCCGGAGTTCGCCGCCGCCAACCCACAGGCTCTGCAGGCGCTACAGATGCTGCATCATCAATTCATCACCGCCGCCACCCTGACCAACGCGCTGTTCTGGGTGATCGTCGGACTGGCCTGCGCCTGGTTCCTGCGCCGTTGGAGCAGCCAGGACGTCGCGCGGCAGGCGCGCTGAGTCAATGGACGTCGCCGCCCCGCCAGCTCTCGCCGCCTACCCATTCGCCGCGGTTGTCGGCCAGCAACCGCTAAAAACTGCGTTATTGCTCGCCGCCATCAATCCTCATCTGGGGGGCGTATTGATCAGCGGTCCGCGCGGCTCCGCCAAGTCGACGCTGGCGCGGGGACTGGCGGATTTATTGCCGGAGGCGGCGGACAAGTTCGTCACCCTGCCCCTGGGCGCGTCTGAAGAACGCCTGATCGGCAGCATTGACCTGCAACAGGCCATGGGCGAGCGACGCGTGCAGTTTAATCCCGGCCTGTTGGCCAAAGCTCACGGCGGCGTGCTTTATATCGATGAAGTCAATCTGCTGCCCGACCCCTTGGTGGACGCCCTGCTTGATACGGCGGCCTCGGGCGTGAACTTTGTCGAACGGGACGGCCTCAGTCACAGCCATCCGGCGCAGTTTATTCTGATCGGCACCATGAACCCGGATGAAGGCGAACTGCGACCGCAGTTACAGGACCGTTTCGGTCTCGCCGTCACTCTGGATGAAACCTACGACGTTGAACAGCGCATGGCTATCGTGGAGCGACGTCTGGCCTTCGAACAGGACCGCGAGGCCTATCTGGCGCAATGGCGCGACGCTCAGCAAGATCTGCAAACCCGCATCGCCGCCGCCCGCGGGCGCCTGTCACAGGTTCTCTGCCCTTCAGATATACAACGGGATATCGCCAGCCAATGCCTCGCCGCTGGCGTAGAAGGCGTGCGCGCGGATATTTGCTGGCGCCGCGCCGCCATCGCCCATGCCGCCTGGAGCGGACGCGACGAGGTCAGCGTGGAAGACGTGGCGGCGACCCGGTCGTTCGCGCTTAGCCATCGCGCCAATCACCAGGATACGCCGCCGTCTTCTGGCGGTTCGCCCCCCTCACAAGGCGGCGGGAATACAGGCGGCTCTGGGGGATCGTCGTCTTCGTCCTCTGGAACCTCCGGTGACTGGGGGGGCATGCCGCCGCAACTGATGGCGGCGGACAAGCCGGTGACGCCACAACTGCCCGAGATCCCAACGCCAGGTTCTCCGTCCTCTCGTCGCGACACACAGCGCAGCGGCGCGGAACAACGACAAGGCGCCGCCCCGGGTCGCGCGCAACTCAACCGGCAGGCGCCGTCCTCACGTCCGGACTGGTTCGCCACGCTCGTCCATCCCGACAACCGGGGCGACGGGTTGCGCGAAATACGTTATCAGCCCCGTCGCCAGGGTCGCGACACACTGAACTGCGTCTTGCTGGACACCTCCGCCTCCACTCTGAGCCAACGCGCGCTGGCGCAGGCGAAAGGGGTGATTCTGGGACTGGCGCGGCAAGCCTACCTGGCGCGGGAGAAACTGGCCGTACTGGCGTTTGGCGCGCAGCGCACGGAGTGGATCATCCCCTGCCGACGCGCCCCCAAAGATATCACCGCCCTGCTCAATGAACTTCCCGCTGGCGGCGGTACGCCGCTGCGACAGGCGCTGCTGCATGCGCGTCAGCTACTGGCGCGACAGACCCGCGCCAACCCGCATCTGACCTGCCGTACGTTGCTGCTGACTGACGGGCGCAGCCGCGATCCGCTGGACGACCTGACTTGGGATTCGCCCCTGTGGGTGGTGGATACCGAGCAGGCCGCCGTCAAACTCAATCGCTGCCGACAACTGGCGCAACGCCTCGGAGCCGCCTACGCCCCGCTGGCCGCTGTGCGCGCCGCCCTGGAACACTAACGCCTCGGAGATACGAATGATGCTGGACGAAAACGAAAAACACCGCCGTCGCATGGCCAACAAGAAGCGCATCATTGACGAGCGCATTGCGCAAGCCCAGGAAGAGCGCGGCGTGCTTATCCTGCTCAAGGGCAATGGCAAAGGCAAAAGCAGTTCCGCCTTCGGCACCATGGCGCGCTCCCTCGGTCACGGCCACCGTTGCGCGGTGATTCAATTTATCAAAGGCAGAGACGCCACCGGCGAATTTCTGTTTTTCAAAGATCATCCCCGTGTGGACTTTCACGTCATGGGCCACGGCTTCACCTGGGAAACCCAGGATCGCGAGCAGGACATCGCCGCCGCCCGTCAGGCCTGGGCCTTGGCGGAGCAACTGCTGACGGACGGCAGCTATGATTTTCTACTGTTCGACGAATTGAGCTACATGGTCAAGTACGGCTATCTGCCGGTGGAGCCCTTGGTAAAGGCGCTTCAAAACCGCCCACAGCATCAAAACGTGATGATCACCGGGCGCACCATGGCGACGGAGTTGCAGGACATCGCCGACACCATCAGTCAGGTGCAGGATGAAAAGCATGCGTTCCGTCTGGGCGTGAAGGCGCAAGCAGGAATCGAATATTAGCTATGAGTGAAGATTGATGGAGAAAGCGCACTGATGCAGGCCCGTTGTCCCACTCTGTTTATTTCCGCCATGGCTTCCGGCCAGGGTAAAACCACCGTCACCGCCGCCCTGGCGCGTTATCATCGCAACCAGGGTCGCAAAGTGCGTGTCTTCAAGACCGGTCCGGACTACCTCGATCCGCAGATTTTGCAGATCGCTTCCGGCGCGCCGGTGGAACCATTGGACCTGTGGATGGCGGGTGAGGAATATTGTCGCGACCAGCTCTATCGCGCCGCCCGCGAAGCGGACCTGATCCTGATCGAAGGCGCTATGGGTTTGCTGGACGGCGAGCCCAGCAGCGCGGATCTCGCCGCCCGCTTCAATCTCCCCGTCGCCGTCGTGATCAACGCCAAAGGTATGGCGCAGACCACCGCCGCAGTGGCCTATGGACTCGCCAATTACCGACGCGATTTTCAGTGCGTGGGCATTATCGCCAACGCCCTCGGCAGCGAGCGTCACCTGTCGCTTATCGCTGAGAGCCTGCCCTCGCAGGTTCCTTTGTTGGCCGGAATATTTCGCGATGACGCCATCGCCCTGCCGGAGCGGCATCTGGGTCTGGTGCAACCTTATGAACAGCAAGGGCTGGAGCAGCGCCTGGATCAGGCCGCCGCCGCCATCGCCCACACTCCGCTGGCCAATTTGCCCGCCGCCGCCAGGTTCAAA is drawn from Hahella sp. KA22 and contains these coding sequences:
- a CDS encoding CbtA family protein, which translates into the protein MLIQRIILASLLVGLLAGGLLSAVQHSQVTSIILEAETYEGDEAPEPVAVAEHQHAATGAHHSHEHDHGAAESGGHHHGEDAWAPEDGLERTLYTLLANVLAGIGFSALMLACMTAARLSGKGGAGWGAGLLWGLAGYGVFFVAPALGLPPEIPGMQAAALENRQLWWIATALVTAIGFALLAFAPAWKKLGGLPLLIIPHLVGAPHANAPEFAAANPQALQALQMLHHQFITAATLTNALFWVIVGLACAWFLRRWSSQDVARQAR
- a CDS encoding ATP-binding protein, which translates into the protein MDVAAPPALAAYPFAAVVGQQPLKTALLLAAINPHLGGVLISGPRGSAKSTLARGLADLLPEAADKFVTLPLGASEERLIGSIDLQQAMGERRVQFNPGLLAKAHGGVLYIDEVNLLPDPLVDALLDTAASGVNFVERDGLSHSHPAQFILIGTMNPDEGELRPQLQDRFGLAVTLDETYDVEQRMAIVERRLAFEQDREAYLAQWRDAQQDLQTRIAAARGRLSQVLCPSDIQRDIASQCLAAGVEGVRADICWRRAAIAHAAWSGRDEVSVEDVAATRSFALSHRANHQDTPPSSGGSPPSQGGGNTGGSGGSSSSSSGTSGDWGGMPPQLMAADKPVTPQLPEIPTPGSPSSRRDTQRSGAEQRQGAAPGRAQLNRQAPSSRPDWFATLVHPDNRGDGLREIRYQPRRQGRDTLNCVLLDTSASTLSQRALAQAKGVILGLARQAYLAREKLAVLAFGAQRTEWIIPCRRAPKDITALLNELPAGGGTPLRQALLHARQLLARQTRANPHLTCRTLLLTDGRSRDPLDDLTWDSPLWVVDTEQAAVKLNRCRQLAQRLGAAYAPLAAVRAALEH
- the cobO gene encoding cob(I)yrinic acid a,c-diamide adenosyltransferase, whose amino-acid sequence is MLDENEKHRRRMANKKRIIDERIAQAQEERGVLILLKGNGKGKSSSAFGTMARSLGHGHRCAVIQFIKGRDATGEFLFFKDHPRVDFHVMGHGFTWETQDREQDIAAARQAWALAEQLLTDGSYDFLLFDELSYMVKYGYLPVEPLVKALQNRPQHQNVMITGRTMATELQDIADTISQVQDEKHAFRLGVKAQAGIEY
- a CDS encoding cobyrinate a,c-diamide synthase: MQARCPTLFISAMASGQGKTTVTAALARYHRNQGRKVRVFKTGPDYLDPQILQIASGAPVEPLDLWMAGEEYCRDQLYRAAREADLILIEGAMGLLDGEPSSADLAARFNLPVAVVINAKGMAQTTAAVAYGLANYRRDFQCVGIIANALGSERHLSLIAESLPSQVPLLAGIFRDDAIALPERHLGLVQPYEQQGLEQRLDQAAAAIAHTPLANLPAAARFKPALRPAVRPMLAGVRIAVARDAAFSFIYAANLRLLQEMGAEVLFFSPLEDSEPPPADALWLPGGYPELHAERLSANQAMKAALKRFYMDGRPMLAECGGMLYAQETLTDQQDRIFAMAGLIPGAGEMRAKRGCQGMQTAPLPEGDVRAHAHHHSRSHGTRPPIAYGRRQRHPAPGEIIVRSKGLTATYLHLFFPSNPSAVANLFRPGATEA